A DNA window from Porites lutea chromosome 6, jaPorLute2.1, whole genome shotgun sequence contains the following coding sequences:
- the LOC140940396 gene encoding sorting nexin-29-like: protein MVSMFLTSQKAIMSGQLQNAESERQHLLERLLDAVKQCQVRFGGKTELATDGDSRVVCLLTQYEAVFQHGFKRTRASAFRQVGQVAGIVKLDSEAVFWNFVKVHLGKLEEERFISLQKATTDAGKGRAWLRSTLNEHSLERYFHNMLGNKTLLSQFYEKEAFLMDEERASMLPMTAAGLSPILFALTVDSEELNIVRQQAPTLPINKEVLTSILPSFPHKPVEEPAPVVSALLTDDAKVEKKKKKKKKKRNAAIVSIEEGENQEDLTSDLNEFPINDISAKETMNSSNDTSEKETMNLSSEWNSSSIGHTHSSSYPGNITVVSEGSAVKSSRVNGQEVVFTEITKSISLPDNSVAKEDIALGNSTTSGSRSFKFEDFLEQETLKTGSDTEGEGVKEAPSGEDTGNFVSEAADLFFNHSKVGFEEENSFQIQSDLKTSLIPTSSEETNDSLRIAQGSSMLPREDLPERKDEFCGENFGSKASSAATSDFSKEHNLPYSKENYDSANTRSLAEKDNEKSNSTLEHAKIPGLVKEIAADPEAKIRNMPPYLNHPNESSLQADTQEHQDLRESPLEIQDQHKTSECKDPYKDTSSSLDYFDSAPSPEAEPSASDSKFEPVILLDSGESLVPVAEGDVTSRTGTHSISFYSPDVSGENDRDSLLSPSWSFVEDSDGLIEIRSEPLLNSNGSSVAMASDASTAAALAACSDAQRGMDNMASGLITVGATMTGDQNVRRDDHKRRDGMTSAELKQAMVSMMLRKDEIEEQNRKLQSRLDEECQKSQQLDSENEKLREEIKQQENFNAAKIASLSRENELLKHQLKKYVGAVQALRSDLQGNKSAVTAEVLSGIRQEEILPPLPPEQATEHARQVFNLFAVFNMVAINLVLKEQSLTKHHCFIFNCSEEAEEYKRKLIQVADLHGELLEFNERLHKHVGYYQLQVRRLREELVNLRGPLPEDTESLSDSTSLADFDPTVMSIGTRPLVNVWIPSVFLRGRSSNVHHVYQVYVRIKDDEWNIYRRYSQFFEMHKNLRRKSQVVESFKFPPKKTLGNKDSRFVEDRRRLLQDYLRRVVNLYVTDDRELRENTSKAVLLQIIPFFAEPFPPQKVKKESSRRRSLNYTGL, encoded by the exons ATGGTTAGCATGTTTCTTACGTCTCAGAAAGCTATAATGAGCG GCCAGCTTCAAAATGCAGAGAGTGAACGCCAACATCTTCTAGAAAGATTGCTTGATGCTGTTAAGCAG TGTCAGGTGAGATTTGGAGGTAAAACTGAACTTGCAACTGATGGAGACAGCAG GGTTGTTTGTCTTTTGACTCAATATGAAGCAGTGTTTCAACATGGTTTTAAAAGGACAAGAGCTAGTGCGTTTAG ACAAGTTGGTCAAGTTGCTGGAATTGTTAAACTGGATTCAGAGGCAG TTTTCTGGAACTTTGTAAAAGTCCATCTGGGAAAATTAGAAGAGGAAAGGTTTATTTCTCTGCAGAAAGCAACAACAGATGCTGGAAAAG GACGTGCCTGGTTGAGGAGTACATTAAATGAACACTCTTTAGAAAGATACTTCCACAACATGCTGGGAAATAAAACACTTTTGAG TCAGTTTTATGAAAAAGAAGCTTTTCTTATGGATGAAGAGCGCGCCAGCATGCTCCCTATGACTGCTGCAG gTCTGAGTCCCATTCTGTTCGCCCTTACTGTTGACAGTGAAGAATTGAACATCGTGCGTCAG cAAGCTCCAACCTTACCAATAAATAAAGAAGTGTTAACCAGCATTTTACCATCATTTCCACATAAGCCTGTTGAGGAACCTGCACCCGTGGTGTCTGCTTTATTAACTG ACGAtgcaaaagtagaaaaaaagaaaaagaagaagaaaaagaagcgaAATGCTGCAATTGTCTCCATTGAAGAAGGCGAAAACCAGGAGGATTTAACAAGCGATCTGAATGAATTTCCCATCAACGACATCTCAGCAAAAGAGACTATGAATTCATCCAACGACACCTCAGAAAAAGAGACTATGAATTTATCTTCTGAATGGAATTCTTCAAGTATTGGTCACACTCACTCTTCATCTTACCCCGGTAACATTACGGTGGTCTCCGAAGGCTCGGCAGTAAAATCTTCTCGTGTGAACGGACAAGAAGTTGTATTTACTGAGATTACTAAGTCTATTTCATTGCCTGATAACTCTGTTGCCAAGGAAGACATTGCGTTAGGTAATTCGACAACGAGTGGAAGtagaagttttaaatttgaagACTTTTTGGAACAAGAGACTTTAAAAACTGGATCTGATACTGAGGGAGAGGGTGTGAAGGAGGCACCCTCAGGGGAGGACACGGGTAATTTTGTCTCCGAAGCTGCGGATCTGTTTTTTAATCATTCTAAGGTTGGTTTTGAAGAGGAGAACTCATTTCAGATTCAAAGTGACCTCAAGACATCGTTAATACCAACCAGTTCAGAAGAAACTAATGATTCCTTACGTATCGCCCAAGGAAGTTCTATGCTACCCAGAGAAGATTTGCCTGAAAGGAAGGATGAGTTTTGTGGTGAAAATTTTGGGTCAAAAGCTTCAAGTGCAGCCACGTCGGATTTTTCGAAAGAACACAATTTGCCTTACTCAAAAGAAAACTATGACTCTGCCAATACGCGTAGTTTAGCAGAGAAGGATAATGAGAAATCAAATTCCACTCTTGAACACGCAAAAATACCTGGTTTAGTAAAGGAAATAGCTGCCGATCCGGAGGCAAAAATTAGAAATATGCCACCGTACCTCAACCATCCAAATGAAAGCAGTCTTCAAGCTGACACACAGGAACACCAGGATCTCAGGGAAAGTCCTTTGGAAATACAAGATCAGCACAAAACATCGGAATGTAAAGACCCGTATAAAGACACAAGTAGTTCTTTGGATTATTTTGATTCAGCGCCAAGCCCTGAAGCAGAGCCCAGTGCAAGTGATAGTAAGTTTGAACCTGTCATATTGTTGGACAGTGGAGAATCTCTTGTGCCTGTTGCAGAAGGCGATGTTACGTCTAGGACTGGTACCCATTCCATTTCCTTCTACTCGCCAGACGTTTCAGGAGAGAACGACCGTGACTCCCTCTTAAG CCCTAGCTGGTCTTTTGTTGAAGACTCCGATGGACTCATTGAAATCAGAAGCGAGCCTCTTTTGAATAGCAATGGCAGCTCTGTTGCCATGGCATCAGATGCCTCAACTGCGGCTGCGCTGGCGGCATGCTCTGATGCACAGAGAGGAATGGACAATATGGCCAG TGGCCTTATCACGGTGGGAGCGACGATGACTGGAGATCAAAATGTGCGG AGAGATGACCACAAGAGGCGCGACGGCATGACTTCAG ctGAACTCAAGCAAGCCATGGTGTCAATGATGCTAAGGAAAGACGAAATTGAAGAACAAAACAG GAAATTGCAGAGTCGTTTGGATGAAGAATGCCAGAAATCTCAGCAGCTTGACTCTGAGAATGAAAAGCTTCGAGAGGAGAttaaacaacaagaaaactTCAACGCAGCCAAGATAGCGTCTCTTTCAAG AGAAAACGAGCTCTTGAAGCATCAGCTGAAGAAATACGTTGGAGCAGTACAGGCGCTGAGGAGTGATCTACAAGGAAACAAGTCAGCTGTAACAGCGGAAG TTTTGTCGGGAATAAGGCAAGAAGAAATTCTACCTCCTTTGCCACCAGAGCAAGCGACAGAGCATGCGAGGCAGGTTTTTAATTTGTTCGCTGTTTTTAATATGGTAGCAATCAACTTAGTTCTAAAGGAACAATCTTTGACTAAAcatcattgttttatttttaattgcagTGAAGAGGCAGAAGAATACAAAAGGAAGTTAATTCAG GTTGCGGATTTGCATGGTGAACTGCTAGAATTCAACGAAAGGCTACACAAACACGTTGGTTATTATCAGCTTCAAGTGAGAAGACTACGGGAAGAACTCGTTAATCTCAGAGGACCG CTTCCAGAAGATACAGAAAGTCTTAGTGATTCAACAAGCCTTGCGGACTTTGACCCCACAGTCATGTCAATCGGTACCAGACCCCTAGTGAACGTATGGATACCATCTGTATTTTTGCGTGGTCGCTCATCAAATGTACATCACGTGTATCAG GTGTACGTAAGAATAAAGGACGACGAGTGGAACATTTATCGAAGATATTCGCAGTTTTTTGAAATGCATAAAAAT TTACGGAGAAAATCCCAAGTAGTAGAAAGCTTTAAATTTCCACCAAAGAAGACGCTTGGTAACAAA GACTCTCGATTCGTGGAAGACCgcagaagacttttgcaggatTATTTAAGAAGAGTAGTGAATCTGTACGTAACAGATGATCGGGAATTACGTGAAAACACCTCAAAAGCAGTGCTTCTACAAATTATCCCTTTCTTTGC TGAACCGTTTCCACCACAAAAAGTCAAGAAGGAATCTTCTAGAAGACGTTCACTGAATTACACTGGTCTGTGA
- the LOC140940397 gene encoding calcium-regulated heat-stable protein 1-like yields the protein MSSDAKEESGSHVEDGEKPPLSPSKVVHAGPTKRRTSSGSPEASPPHGKKFPFKIPSPVPTRRTRTSSQSRIASESPEQLGVCKSFCRNKGHGFITPNDGGKDIFVHISDIEGEFVPKEGDVVSFRTCPLPPKNVEKQAVMVVIQEMKGAHERWWDSSST from the exons ATGTCATCAGATGCGAAGGAAGAAAGCGGAAGTCATGTTGAAGATGGAGAGAAACCCCCTCTAAGTCCTTCTAAAGTCGTGCACGCTGGGCCGACCAAGCGTCGAACTTCCAGCGGCTCACCTGAGGCTTCCCCGCCTCACGGTaaaaaattccctttcaaaataCCTAGCCCCGTACCAACTCGACGAACAAGGACATCTTCACA ATCTAGGATAGCCTCAGAATCTCCAGAGCAATTAGGGGTATGCAAGAGCTTCTGTCGAAACAAAGGACACGGCTTCATTACACCAAATGATGGTGGAAAAGACATATTTGTGCACATTTCTGA TATTGAAGGGGAGTTTGTACCAAAAGAAGGAGATGTAGTTAGCTTTCGTACCTGCCCTCTGCCGCCAAAAAATGTCGAGAAGCAAGCGGTAATGGTGGTAATTCAAGAAATGAAAGGTGCCCATGAAAGATGGTGGGATAGTAGCTCTACTTGA